The genome window AAAAAATTAAAATCTATTGGTTATACGCTTAATTCCATCTCTTAGAACAGAAACATTAAAATTGATCAATAAACTTATCCTTTTATTCATCATTTTTAGATAGGTTAAAAGTTGAGCTTCGTGAATCGGAAGTAGTTGCTCGACTGCTTTTAATTCTACGATAACTTTTTCTTCAACTAAAAGATCTATCCGGTATCCACAATCTAATTTAAATCCTTTTTTCTCTGTTCCTCTGCGTCTCTGCGGTGAATAGTTACATTTCTACTATTATTGAGCAATGATGAATGACATCAAAATAGACAAAATAATTCGTTCTAAAAGAAGAACAATAGGTATTGAGATTACCTCGGATGCAAGCTTAATTGTGCGCGTGCCTCTGCGGACTTCTTTAGAACATATTAAAAAAATAGTTGATAAAAAGCGGTTTTGGATTCAAAAAAAACAGAAAACGGCTAAAGAGAAAAAAAGCATACCCAGAAAATTTGTCGAGGGAGAAAAATTCCTCTATCTGGGTAATACCTATCGCCTCTATATCTTTAATAATCCTTCCCCACCACTTTTATTTAACCAGAAATTTTTGCTTTCAAGAGATTATCTTCCTTATGCCCAGGACATATTTGTTGCCTGGTATAAAAACCAGGCATACTATAAGATTAAGGAGAGATTAGACTGGTATTCTACTTTATCAGGATTGAAATATAATGGATTCAAGATAACGAATGCCAGAAAGCGGTGGGGTTCTTGCAATGGGAAAGACAGGTTATGTTTTAGCTGGCGGCTCATTATGACACCGTTAAGTGTTATAGATTATGTCGTTGTTCATGAATTAACACATATCGTCGAAAAAAATCACTCAAAGAGATTCTGGCACAAATTAAAGATAATCCTCCCTAATTATGAAGAAAGTAAAAAGTGGTTGAAAGAGAATGAGTATTTGTTAGGGATATAATGATATGGATAAGATTTATCACATTTTGCAGAATAACTTTGGCTTTAGCCAATTTAAACCAGGTCAATTAGAAATTATCCAGGAGATATTGGCGAAAAGGGATGTTCTGGGTATTTTACCAACTGCGGGTGGGAAATCACTTTGCTATCAATTACCTGCAATTATCTCCTCTGGAGTAACTATCGTTATCTCGCCACTTATTGCCTTGATGAAAGACCAG of bacterium contains these proteins:
- a CDS encoding SprT family zinc-dependent metalloprotease, whose amino-acid sequence is MNDIKIDKIIRSKRRTIGIEITSDASLIVRVPLRTSLEHIKKIVDKKRFWIQKKQKTAKEKKSIPRKFVEGEKFLYLGNTYRLYIFNNPSPPLLFNQKFLLSRDYLPYAQDIFVAWYKNQAYYKIKERLDWYSTLSGLKYNGFKITNARKRWGSCNGKDRLCFSWRLIMTPLSVIDYVVVHELTHIVEKNHSKRFWHKLKIILPNYEESKKWLKENEYLLGI